GCTACCGCCTCGATCTCGACGTCGACGGGGCGGACAACCGCTTCGTGGCGGACCGCCTGGTCACGCACAAGCTGCCAGCCGACCATCCCCGCCGCAGCCTCTGGGTTCAGGAGCCCCACGCCGCCCAGACCGAGCAGGACGCCCAGCTCGACATCAACCTCGCGCAGCCCGCGCTGTGGCGGATTCTGAGCACGAGCCGCCGGAACGCGGTCGGCTACCCCACCAGCTACCAGTTGATGCCGGGGCGCAACGCCAACCACCTGTTCGTGGCCGACGACTACTCGCTCCGCCGCGCCGGGTTCATCGATCATCACCTCTGGGTGACGCCATACGATCCGGACGAACGTTTCGCCGCCGGCGACCATCCCACCCTGAGTGAGCCGGGAATGGGTCTGCCGGCGTGGACCGAAGCGAACCGGTCGATCAGCGACGAGGACCTCGTGATCTGGCACACGGTCGGCATGCACCACCTGCCCCGGGCCGAGGACTGGCCAGTGATGCCGGTCATGTGGCACGGCTTCGAACTGCGGCCGTTCGACTTCTTCGACCGCAACCCGGCGCTCGATCTCCCCTGAAACGGGGCGCAGAGCGGGCGAGACAAATCTGTCGCGCTCAAACACTGGCCGCACATTCCTGTGCGGCAACGTGGCTTCGAGCGTCTCGCCGAGCTCGGCGCCGAGCCGGTTCGAGGGGACTCCGGAACATCCCGTGACCGGGCCTAAACCCCACTGAACCGGGGGTTTCCGGCTCCTCGTCGGGTTAGCGGCCATACCGGCGACCGCGACCGGCGCCAACGCGCGCCGTTGGCACGATTCTCGATACGTACGGGGGCACACCCGGCCGTCAGTTCCGGAACCTGACCTCGGCTGAGACCCCAAAGGGGGCGACAACCGAGACGCTCGGCCGGGCCAACCGAACTACGAGGAGGTACTCGAATGAGCTTCAGAACGCGAGGCCGGACGTTTCGTCTGGTTCCGGCCCTGGGACTGACGTTGCTCCTGGCCCTGCTGGCCGCTTCGCCGGCAGCAGCCCAGGACGGCGTGGACAGCGGCGACACGGCCTGGATGCTGACGGCCAGCGCCCTGGTGCTGCTGATGACGCCGGGACTGGCGTTCTTCTACGGCGGGCTGGTCCGCCGCAAGAATGTCCTCTCGATCCTCATGCAGTGCTTCCTCTGCATGGGAATCATGACGGTGCTCTGGGTCATCGTCGGCTTCAGCCTCGCTTTCGGTTCCGACGCCCTGGGCGGCGTGATCGGAGGCGGCGACTACTTCCTGCTGGGGGGCCTCGGCTATGACGCCTGGGACGGCACCGGCATCCCGGCGCCGCTGTTCATGATCTTCCAGGGCATGTTCGCGATCATCACGCCCGCTCTCATGATCGGCGCCTTCGCCGAACGAATGAAGTTCAGCGCCATCTGCCTGTTCATGAGCGCCTGGCTGCTGGTCGTCTACGCTCCGGTCTGCCACTGGGTCTGGGGCGGTTCGGAAGGCTTCTTCGGCCTCGGCGGCGACGGCGCCCTCGACTTCGCGGGCGGCACCGTGGTCCACATCAACGCGGGCGTCTCCGCCTTGGTCGCGGCGATCGTCCTCGGCCGGCGGCGCGGCTATCCCGTGCATACCTCCCCGCCCCACAACCTGCCCTTTGCCGTCCTCGGCACCGGCCTCCTCTGGTTCGGCTGGTTCGGCTTCAACGCGGGGAGCGCAGTCGCGGCCAACGGCTCGGCCGCCAACGCCTTCGTCGTCACCCAGGTCGCCACGGCCACTGCCGCAGCCGCCTGGGGCCTGATCGACTGGATCCGCGACTCGAAGCCGACGCTTCTGGGCGTCATCACCGGCGCCGTCGCCGGACTGGTAGCGATCACGCCGGCCTGCGGCTCGGTCAGCGCGATCGGCGCGATCGGCGTCGGCGCGGGCGCTTCCGTGTTCGCCTACCTCGCCGTCACCTGGCTGAAGTCCAAGCTCGGCTACGACGACTCGCTGGACGTCTTCGGCGTCCACGGCGTCGCCGGCATGTGGGGCGCGGTCGCGGCAGGCCTCTGGGCCACCGATGTCGTGCCCGGCAACGACGCGAACGGCCTGTTCTACGGCAACGCCGCACAGGTCGCGATTCAACTCAAGGCGGTCGCCTACACGATCGTCTGGGCCGCGGTCGTCTCCTTCATCCTGCTCAAGATCGTCGATCTGATCGTCGGTCTGCGCGTCAGCGATGACGAGGAGCGGATCGGTCTCGACCTCACCGACCACCGCGAAAACGCCTACACCCTGGTTGACTAGGGCCGAAGGAGGAATGACATGAAGTACATCGTGGCGATTGTTCAGCCCGACCGGATGCAGGAGGTCCTCGACCTCCTGGAACAGAAGGAGATTCACCTGCTGACCGTGACCAACGTGATGGGACGCGGTCGCCAGCGGGGCGTCGCCGAGGTCTATCGGGGGCACAAGGAAGCGGGCGCGCTGCTGCGCAAGCTCAAAATCGAGATCGCGGTCAACGACGACTACGTCGACGTCGTGATCGACGCCATCTCGAGGGGCGCCAAGACCGGCAGGGTCGGCGACGGCAAGATCTTCGTGATGCCGCTCGACGAGACGATCCGCATTCGCACGGGCGAAACGGGCAACGTCGCGATCGGCTAGTTCTGCCGCATCGCATCTGCGGAGAACGCGCCGCGGGAGCTTTCGCTCCCCGGCGCGTTTCTTCGTCTGGCTTCCGCTGGGTGCGCGGGTCTGACATCCGACCGCCCGCGAACGGGCGCTCAGTCCGAGAGACCGTCGAACAGCCGCTCGAGAGCCGCCATCCGCTCGGCGATGCGGTCCCAGGCGCCCTCCTCGTCCGGCAACTGGCCGAGGCTGACGAGCCGCCTCGCGAGGAAGCGGAACTCGCTCGTGTCCGCGGCGGGAATGACGAGGTCCTTGCTGTGGCCGCGGACGATCCGCAGGCAGTTGATCACCGCGCGCAGGAGCCGGTAGCCCTCGCCGATCTGCTCAAACTCCTCGTCCGCCAGGTGGCCGCGCTCGTGGAGCGCGCCGAGCGCGTCGAGGGTGTTCGTCTGGCGCACCTCCGGGTCGCCGGCGCCTGCCGCGATCTGCCGCACCTGGACAAAGTACTCGGCGTCCAGCAGACCGCCGGCGCTGAACTTTGCGTTCGTCGTGCCGCGGGTCACGAGTTCCGAGCGTTGACGGTTCCTCAGATGCCGGATCCGTGCGACGTCGTGCGGCCGCGGATCGAAGACGAACTCCTGCCGGTGCGTCTCGACGCGGGCGGCCAGGTCCGGATCGCCGGCCACGGTGCGAAGCCGCACCAGCGCCTGGCGCTCGTACGGATCCGCCTCGCCGTCGACGCTGTAGTACGAGACAAAGCGCTGAAACGAGGCGGCGAGCGGCGACGAAGCGCCGCCCGGCCGCAACCGCCAGTCGAGTTCGAAGATCCCGTCGCGCTTGGCGCGGATCAGACGTGCCAGCCGCTGCGCCGCCCGCTCGTAGAACTCGCCGGCCCGGGCCAGCCGAGACCGTTCGGCGTCCCAGACGAACATCAACTCGACGTCCGATGCGTACCCCAGATCGCGTCCGCCCCACTTCCCGAGCGCGCAGAGGCACCAGACTCCAGGCTCCGCCCCGTCTCCGGCGGTTTCCCCGACGGCTTCGGTCGCCGCCCGCGTGAGCACGACGTCGGAAAGCGTCGAGAGTTCTTCGCCGAAATCGCTGAATCGCTCGATGCGTCGCGTCAGATGCCGCATGTCGATCCGCCCGATCTCGTCGTCCTTGAAGCGGTTGAGCGCCTCGTCCGGCGCCTGCTGCGCTCCGAGCGCGGCACCGAGACGGCGCTCCAGATCTCCTCGCCCGGCGCCCAGGTCGAGATCGGCCATGCCTTCGAGCAGCGGCATCAGGTTCTCGTGCTGACGGCGCAGGAACTCCTCCCAGAGCCAGGTGCCGGCACCCAGCACGCGCGCCAGTTCGTCAAGTGACGAGGCGAGGGCCTGCGTCGGATCGGCGACCTGCTTGCACGCCGCGTCGATCAGCGCCCCGAACTGCCGCAGCGCGAGCTGCGGGTTCGGCGCCACCGCCAGCCGCCGCGCGAACTGCTTCATCAGCGTCACCGTCAGCCGCAGGTGGTCGACGCCGATGCGATCCTCGATCTTTCCGCCGCTCCGCGTCGTCACGAACAGCCGGTCGCGCACCTCGCCTTCGACCGTGTCGAACTCCACCTTGTCGATCCAGTAGTCGCGGGTCGAGAGGACGTTGGAGAACTCGAACAGGAACATGAAGCTGTCGGGACTTCGGATCTCCAGGATCGTGCAGTGCTCGTCCGACTCGTTGTCGACCGAAATCGAGATGGGCGGCATGACCTGTTCCGCATCGACGCCCGCATCGGTCAGACGGGCGGTCTCCATCACGCGCAGGGTCAGCTCCTCGTTGGCGCGTTGCGCGTCACCCCTGGCCAGGAGTCCGAGAAGCCTGTTCAGGTCCCGCTCGAAGTCCGCCCAGGAGAAGACACGGGAGGCATGGGCCGGCGCCGGCTGAACCTCCGCCGAGTACACGATGCGCGTGGGGCCATGCCTCGAGTGCCGCGACCTCTGGTCCCTGCGCCGGCCTTGGCGGCCGCGGCGGCCGCCGGGCCGCGTCGAACGACGCCCCTTCGCCCTTCCGGGCCGCCGGTAGAACTCCATGTCGCCCGCATCCTGGTAGGTGTAGGAGCTGCCGCTCAGGATCGACTGACCGTAGGCCGCCAGCAGGCCGCAGATCTTCGCGAACTCTCCCTGGTAGTCGTTGGCTACCACCGTCACCCGGCGAGTCGAGCCGACGTGCCGCACGTCGACCCGGCACAGTCGCTCGCCGTCGAGTTCGTGAATCAGTTCGACGTGGCGCGCCACCTCCTCCACCGGGTGGGCGAGAAAGTAGGCGCTCTCGAGGCGCCGGAAGTGCTCGTCGATGACGTCCGCGGGCAGATCCGGGCAGCGTTCCCGCACCTGGTGCTTGCGTTCCAGGAACTCGATCGTCTCGTCGAAGAACTCACCAAAGATGCGGCGCACCTCCGCCGACGTCTCTTCGTAGCGGCCACCCAGATCGAGGGTGTCAAGCGGCTGGCGCAGTGCGAAAGCAACCCGCCACTGGAATGTCGCCCACTGTTTCGGCTCTCGCGGAAGCTGGCGTACCGGCAGATCGCGTTCCAACTGCAACACGTGCTCGACGACGCGCAGGAAGATGTAGGCCTCGCGCAACCGGTCGTACTCGTCCTGGGTGATCACGCGGTGCGCCCGCAGCCGCGACATCGCCTGCAACGTGTTCGGTGAGCGCAGGCTCTTGTTGGCGGCGCCGTGGTAGAGCTGCAGCAGTTGGACGATGAACTCGATGTCCCGGATGCTGCCGGCGCCGAGCTTGACGTTGCCGACCTCGGTGCCCTTGGAGCGGAGCGACTTCTCGATCATCTGCTTCATCTCGAAGACCTCGCGCAGCAGGGTCTCCGGCGACCTCTCCGGGTCGAAGACGAAGCGCCGCGTGCCGTCGATCAGCGCCCTGGCGGCGGCCGCGTCGCCGCCGGCGAACCGCGCCTTGATCAGCGCC
This region of Acidobacteriota bacterium genomic DNA includes:
- a CDS encoding ammonium transporter, with translation MDSGDTAWMLTASALVLLMTPGLAFFYGGLVRRKNVLSILMQCFLCMGIMTVLWVIVGFSLAFGSDALGGVIGGGDYFLLGGLGYDAWDGTGIPAPLFMIFQGMFAIITPALMIGAFAERMKFSAICLFMSAWLLVVYAPVCHWVWGGSEGFFGLGGDGALDFAGGTVVHINAGVSALVAAIVLGRRRGYPVHTSPPHNLPFAVLGTGLLWFGWFGFNAGSAVAANGSAANAFVVTQVATATAAAAWGLIDWIRDSKPTLLGVITGAVAGLVAITPACGSVSAIGAIGVGAGASVFAYLAVTWLKSKLGYDDSLDVFGVHGVAGMWGAVAAGLWATDVVPGNDANGLFYGNAAQVAIQLKAVAYTIVWAAVVSFILLKIVDLIVGLRVSDDEERIGLDLTDHRENAYTLVD
- a CDS encoding P-II family nitrogen regulator, which translates into the protein MKYIVAIVQPDRMQEVLDLLEQKEIHLLTVTNVMGRGRQRGVAEVYRGHKEAGALLRKLKIEIAVNDDYVDVVIDAISRGAKTGRVGDGKIFVMPLDETIRIRTGETGNVAIG